In Chitinibacter sp. FCG-7, the genomic stretch GTCGGAAGTCTGAAAGGCGACGTCGTCGCTTTGGAGCAGAGTTCGGGCAAGATACTGTGGTCGGTTAAAACCTCCAGCGAAATTATTGCTTCACCTGTGATTGATTCAGGTCTGGTGATTGTGCGTTCAGCCGATGGCAAAGTGAGTGCGTTCTCAGCTAGCTCTGGCGAATTGAAATGGATCTATCAACGCCAGCAGCCTAGTCTGCAGTTGCGCAATTATGCGTCTCCAGTGGTCTCTGGTGGGGTTGTGTATGTTGGGCAGGCGGCAGGTCGTTTAAGTGCTCTGGCTTTGAATGACGGCCGTATTCTCTGGGAAGCCCCGATCGCGTTGCCGCGCGGTGCCAGTGAGCTCGAACGGGTAACCGATATTGTTGCCTCTCCGGTTGTTTATGCCGATATGGTATGTGCTGTGGCTTTTCAAGGGCGAATTGCCTGCATCAGCACGCAAAATGGCTCGCTAGTCTGGACCCGTGAGGCTTCCAGCTGGGCTGGCCTTGCCATTGATGAGCAGCGGGTTTATGTGACTGATGCAAAGGGTCATATTCAAGCGTTCGAGCGTAATACCGGGCGTTCGGTCTGGAAGCAGGAAGCGCTGGCTTACCGTTTTGTGAGTGCGCCAGCAGTATTGGGTAATCAGGTTGTGGTAGGTGATCTGGACGGTTATTTGCACTATCTTGACCCTGAAAGTGGGTCTTTGGTTGGCCAGCAAGCCACCGATGGCAGTCGTATTTATTTAGCACCCAAATCAGTCGGCTCAGAGGCAATGGTTCAAACGCGTAAAGGCAGTTTGTATTTGCTGGGTGCACAGTAAGAGAATTGAATGAAACCAACAATTGCCCTTGTCGGGCGCCCGAATGTGGGCAAATCAACGTTATTTAATCGCCTGACCAAGACCCGCGATGCGCTGGTGGCGGATCAGCCCGGCCTGACGCGCGACCGTCATTATGGTCACGGCAAGGTGGGAGAAAAGCCTTATCTGGTTATTGATACAGGCGGCTTTGAGCCGGTGATTGATGAAGGCATCATGTTTGAAATGGCCAAGCAAACGCTGCAGGCGGTTGATGAGGCAGATGCAATTGTCTTTATTGTCGATGGCCGTAATGGTCTGACGCCGCAGGACAAAATTATTGCCAATCGCTTGCGTCAAGGTGATCGCCCTGTCTGGGTGGCGGTGAACAAGATTGAAGGGATGAATCGTGCCGTGATGACGGCTGAATTCCACGAGCTGGGTCTGGGCGATCCGGTGGCGATTTCAGCTTCGCATGGTGAGGGCGTTCGTGATCTGATTAATGACATTCTGGAAGGATTTCCAGAGCCAGAAGCCGAAGAAGAAGTCACGCATCCGATTTTTGCCATTGTTGGCCGTCCGAATGTTGGAAAATCGACACTGGTCAATACCATCCTTGGTGAAGAACGCGTGATTGCTTTTGATGCGCCTGGCACGACTCGTGACTCGGTGTTCATTGATTTTGAGCGCAATGGTCAAAATTACACAGTGGTTGACACTGCTGGCGTACGCCGCCGTGGCAAAGTCACTGATATGATCGAGAAATTTTCGGTGATCAAGACCATGCAGGCCATTGAGGACTGCAATGTGGTGATTCTGGTGCTTGATGCAACGCAAGATGTCTCGGATCAGGATGCAAAAATCGCTGGCTTTGTATTAGAG encodes the following:
- the der gene encoding ribosome biogenesis GTPase Der; the encoded protein is MKPTIALVGRPNVGKSTLFNRLTKTRDALVADQPGLTRDRHYGHGKVGEKPYLVIDTGGFEPVIDEGIMFEMAKQTLQAVDEADAIVFIVDGRNGLTPQDKIIANRLRQGDRPVWVAVNKIEGMNRAVMTAEFHELGLGDPVAISASHGEGVRDLINDILEGFPEPEAEEEVTHPIFAIVGRPNVGKSTLVNTILGEERVIAFDAPGTTRDSVFIDFERNGQNYTVVDTAGVRRRGKVTDMIEKFSVIKTMQAIEDCNVVILVLDATQDVSDQDAKIAGFVLESGRALVVAINKWEAADEDQRNTIKREIARKLGFLDFAKFHYISALQGKGVGDLFGSIHQAYDAAMIKIPTPKLTRALQLAMERQQPPIAGKIRPKMRYAHQGGSNPPVVVIHGNALEAVPASYWRYLEHFFMKTFKLQGTPLRVQFKKAGNPFEGKAPPKLNRRGNK
- the bamB gene encoding outer membrane protein assembly factor BamB, encoding MRVLRSALLLGVLGLSACSSTSNIPDPSPLPVVQTTVKAKTLWSAAIGNDTTYRFQPAFSAQYVAVIGGGSELALLNRSNGAVKWKQVLTQNIAGGVGIGADIVAVGSLKGDVVALEQSSGKILWSVKTSSEIIASPVIDSGLVIVRSADGKVSAFSASSGELKWIYQRQQPSLQLRNYASPVVSGGVVYVGQAAGRLSALALNDGRILWEAPIALPRGASELERVTDIVASPVVYADMVCAVAFQGRIACISTQNGSLVWTREASSWAGLAIDEQRVYVTDAKGHIQAFERNTGRSVWKQEALAYRFVSAPAVLGNQVVVGDLDGYLHYLDPESGSLVGQQATDGSRIYLAPKSVGSEAMVQTRKGSLYLLGAQ